Within the Nicotiana tabacum cultivar K326 chromosome 11, ASM71507v2, whole genome shotgun sequence genome, the region CCGAACTCTTCTTCAGACATGCTTAAAAGTTGCCTAATGACCTCATTTTCAAGGTAAGCCAAGGGAATAACAAAGCGCCTTCGATCAATTGTGTAGACAGAAAAATGGCCTTTTCTGGCTCTAGAGGATGAAGATGTACTACAACTGTCTGCATTACTACCATTTCTTGGAAGTGAAATCCTCTTCCTCTGCATAGCTGCAAACTTCTGCCATCTCCTGGCCATCTTGACGAGTTTCTTAGTACTCGTCAAGATGAATTAGCGCAAGCAGTGTTGAGAGGAACGGGCTTCTAAGTAACATTTGGTATAATAATCTACCACAAAATTAGTATTATGTTATTCATCTGTTGTAATAGGCAAGTTAATAACAAAGCCGCCATTGCTTATTTTCACTTTTTCCCTAAACAACCATAAAGAACAGAGAGAGATCATAAGGGAGAACGAACCTCAACTTCATCTCGTACTCAGCTTTCTCCATAGTCTCACGCTGTGCAGCGCcaattgttttatctttttcccGACCTCCCTACCATAACAAGAGATATTTGTATTTAAAAGTCAAAACAGAGATTTCCCCCTAATATAACAATCAGAGTAAAGCAAAGATCTCCCCAAATGTAACAATCAGAGAGCTAAAGACGTTTAGGTACATGTCCTTGTTAAAGACTCTGATTAACCAGTATGAACAAAGGAAATAAGAATTAAACTATTCATCTTCTCAAATGAAACATGATATATCAACCAGTGTTATCAAATGcaaaaagcgcaaaaaagctctgAGGTTCGTTGGGGCTTAAGCGTAAAGCAAAAATAAAGT harbors:
- the LOC107815977 gene encoding auxin-responsive protein SAUR68-like → MARRWQKFAAMQRKRISLPRNGSNADSCSTSSSSRARKGHFSVYTIDRRRFVIPLAYLENEVIRQLLSMSEEEFGLPSGGAITLPGDSVFMDCIVSLIKKGVAAADIHKALLLSIPSCCCTSPSNLHQESGNQQLLVY